The Candidatus Minimicrobia sp. QA0096 DNA segment GCAACAGCGACAGCTGCAGCAGCTGGCTCGATGCCGTATTCTTCTTTAAGATGATTTTTCAATTCGTTAACTTCTAGAACTGTCAATTTTACAAGTTCTTCAGCCAATTTCTTAATATCAGCCATTGATATTCTCCTTTATTATTATATTGTTGCGATGAATGCAACGTTACTAGTGTTGATTGCTAAACTTAAGCAGCAGCTTTGGCTTCGATGCCGTCCAAAAGTCCGTGCAAATTGCCGCCAAGCGCGTTGACCGTGTCGTGTACTGGTGATAGCAATTGTGATACCACTTGAGCAACGAGCTGGTCTTTGCTTGGTAGGCCTGCCAATGCTTTAACGTCAGCTTCGCTAATTGCCAAGCCTTCGCCTGAGAAGCCACCTGCAAGTTGTAATGCTGGATGTGTTTTTGCAAACGTGTCCAATACCTTAGCTGGCATAACTTCATCTTCACTACTTACAGCGTAAACCAATTGACCAACCAATAAGCTGGTGTCGGTTTCTTTGTAAGTGTCGATTCCTTGAAGAGCTACGCGTACCAATCGGTTTTTAACAACCTTGATGGTGACGTCCGCTTCGCGAGCAGCCTTGCGTAGTTCTTGTAGGTCGGCAACGGTAAGGGTTTGATATCGAGCAAAAGCCGTGCCCTTAGCGTCTTTTAATAGCTCTGTCAGTTCAGCAACCAAAGTTTGTTTTTTATTGCGTGAAATTGCCATAAAAATCCTTTCTTTGATTGAGTTAATTTGTTATGTGCCAATTTGTTAACGTGCGGTAATGGAGAATCAAAAAACGTCTTTGATTCTCGCACTACCAAAGACGTCAAATAAAACTGTTAGTTTCATCCCTCGGTGGCATTTTTATACTTGTTTTACGTCAAGTCGCCACTGTCTTTGGTAATGTTCCAGACCATTGTAGCAGAAATGACAACGAAAGACAAGAGTTATGGTGATTATTTTCCAGTCGATTCAATCGCCTTATTTATCGCATTTTCGCCTAATCGTAATATTCTTCTGCGTTGAGCGACAGTTGCGCCTCCCCACACGCCATATTCGGCAAATTCTGGGTGTCGAAGTGCATATTCTAAGCATTGTTTTAATACTGGGCATTTTCGGCACATAGCTATGGCAGCTTCCGCGACCTCTGTCTTTCTGACGCCCCTTAGATCTTGGTCTGGAGTATTTGGGTTTATTTGGAAAAACAAGCGATCAGCTTCTTCGGGGGCTAGTTTCGCGCATTCGGCGCCTTCTAGTAGACTCTCGTTACTTAATTCTGACATATTTACTATTTTACAATAATAACGTAATAAAATCAATAGACTTCTATGTCTAATCAAAGAGAAAACCCGCTCCGTAGAGCGGGTGTAGAACCTCCTAACTTTTTTCTGTATCTGTATGTTCTGTCGAGGGGTGCTAGTCGATTAAACTAACACCCCTCGACGAGATGGGTTACCTCTCCGAGCGTGACGTCTGACGACGGCGCACCCAAAGGGCAATGCCTCCGAGGGCAGCTAGCGCAATCGCGCCAGCGATCGCACCTCCACTTGTACCAGTGATCGCCAGCTTCTTGTGCTGGGGTGCTGGTGTGGGGATAGCCGAGGGCGTAGGCGTCGTGCTCGGACTCGGAGTCGGTGTCACCGACGGGGTCGTGCTCGGCGTGGGTGCCGACGGTGTTGAGCTCGGTTCCGGGGTTGGAGTTGGGGTCGGCGTCACCGACGGGCTCGGTTCCGGCGTGGGTGCCGACGGTGTTGCTGACGGACTCGGTTCAGGAGTCGTCGACGGGGTCGGCGTGGGCACGGGAGTCGGGGTTACCGACGGTTCCGGTGTGGGTGCCGGAGTTGGAGTCGGCGTTGGGCGGGTATCGTAACCCGCGTCGCCACCAGACTCACGTCGAACAACCCGGGCACTCATGTCCCAGGACTTATCCTGAGACGTGATGGTTGCCTTGTCAGTCCACGGACCGGGGTCTGTGGAACTGACGTCGATGTTCAGCTCGAATCGGGCTTTTTCACCCGTATTAAGCTGGACTTTGACGACCGCCTTGTCGCTAGAGCAGCTAGCGACATTGGCTTCCTCAAACCGGATATACTGGGGCTGACCCCAGTTGCCGGCCGAGGAATAGACCCCAACCCGTCCATTGAGCAGGCTGCTACAGACGAACGACTGACCCGGGGAGGTCAGCATGTCCGTTACGACGAATTGCTGGTTGTCCTGGGTCGCGGTGGGCAGCACGATTGTCACGTGCTGCCTAGAGTCATCCACAGAACCCCATTTAGAGGGGTCCTTGCCAACGTGGGAACACCCGTCGCAGGTGCCCACTCGGATGGTCGTCCTGCGAACAGTGCCACCAACGTCCCACTTCAGTTCTCGGGTTTCCCCGGGAATAAGAGAACTACTCATGTGGACGCGCCACCACGCCGAGGCGTGGAAGTTCACTCGTCCGGGCACCTCTACGGCATCGGTCAGTTTGATCGACACAGTGTGGTCGGCAGAGTAGGTGGCGTGCCCAATGATGACCCCTTCCGGGGTTGTCATTGGAATCGGTGTGAAATCCGTGTCTGTGCCAAGTTCGCTCGGCACAGATACGGTGATGCTATCTCCAGCACAGTGATTCTGTGCAAGAGTCAGGTTCACTGCGAATTCCACCGCCTCGTAGGCGGTGTACTCAGGCGAGCCGTCAGTTGTTTTCAGGCTAGTCTGAATTTCCTCGGCTGAAATCGGCCGAGGAGTACAGTTGCTGTCGGTGGTTGCCGCCGTGGCGACACTACTACCGGACGACGACTGTTCAGTGTTAGCAGTGCTGCTCGACTGAGCCTCGCCAGCGACGCCAGACGAAGACTGAGTCTCGTTGCTGGTATCTGCTACTGTGGCAGTAACACCAGACGACTGGGTCTCGGCAACAATACCAGACGAGGACTGGGCCTCGGCAACAATACCAGACGAGGACTGGGCCTCGGCTGCCGACTGCGCCTCGTCGGCGCGTGACGCCCCTCCGAAGAGGAACGCCATGAGTAGCGCCACGAGGGCTGCTGCTACGGGCACTCTCAGTGGAGTGTTGTGCTGCTGGTGCATTTCGCACCATCCTTTCTCTTGTGAATAATAGATACAGATGTTAAGGTCCTTATCCAGCTAGGCTGGAAATCAGGAGATCTGAACATCAGCATCTAGGTGGACTTTACTATTTTATCATAAAAAATGAAAAATGCAATAGTAACACAAAAATCCCGCCAGAATCGACGGGATTTAGTTGCCTGAAATATAAAAGGTTACAGAGAGTTCTCTACTTTAATGCCAGGGCCCATAGTTGTGGCAATTGCAACGCTCTTAATGTAAACACCCTTTAAGCTGGATGGCTTTTGGGAGTTCAAGCTGGTTAAGAATGCGCGTGCGTTTTCTGACAATTTTTCAGCTCCGAATGATACTTTACCGATTGACAAGTGAACGATGGCTTGCTTATCAACGCGATATTCAACTTTTCCGGCTTTTGCTTCAGAAACGGCTTTAGCGACGTCAGTAGCGACAGTGCCAGACTTTGGATTTGGCATCAAACCGCGTGGGCCAAGCAAACGTGCGTATTTACCAAGCTTTGGCATGTACTGTGGAGTTGCGACTAAAATGTCGAAGTTCAATTCTTCCTTGTCCAATTGGCTTAGGAA contains these protein-coding regions:
- a CDS encoding WhiB family transcriptional regulator, which gives rise to MSELSNESLLEGAECAKLAPEEADRLFFQINPNTPDQDLRGVRKTEVAEAAIAMCRKCPVLKQCLEYALRHPEFAEYGVWGGATVAQRRRILRLGENAINKAIESTGK
- the rplJ gene encoding 50S ribosomal protein L10, producing the protein MAISRNKKQTLVAELTELLKDAKGTAFARYQTLTVADLQELRKAAREADVTIKVVKNRLVRVALQGIDTYKETDTSLLVGQLVYAVSSEDEVMPAKVLDTFAKTHPALQLAGGFSGEGLAISEADVKALAGLPSKDQLVAQVVSQLLSPVHDTVNALGGNLHGLLDGIEAKAAA
- the rplA gene encoding 50S ribosomal protein L1; translated protein: MERRGKKYQEAAKNVEKNKLYSLDEALKLATETSPVKFDASVEIHIRLGVDPRQADQNIRSTVALPHGTGKDVRVAVFAPESEHAAAKKAGADIIGDEEFLSQLDKEELNFDILVATPQYMPKLGKYARLLGPRGLMPNPKSGTVATDVAKAVSEAKAGKVEYRVDKQAIVHLSIGKVSFGAEKLSENARAFLTSLNSQKPSSLKGVYIKSVAIATTMGPGIKVENSL